From a single Collibacillus ludicampi genomic region:
- a CDS encoding glycosyltransferase family 2 protein, with product MASAKISIVTPVYRCAPCLVQLYNRLRAALEPITADFEIIMVNDNSPDHAWEVIQELSRRDRRVKGIHFSRNFGQHYAITAGLDYASGDWVVVMDCDLQDQPEEIPKLYAKAQEGYDIVFGQRVERQDRLLKRMSSKLFYKVFSYLTDTEQDASIANFGIYHRKVIDTLVNMREKLRFFPTMVKWVGFRSTAIEIEHASREQGKSSYSWKRLLNLAFDVIISFSDKPLRLTVKLGFFMSFFSFLYALYIVIRALLGIKGIIGWPSLIVSIWFLAGLIIFILGIIGIYISKIYDEAKKRPIYIIKEVVGFEGMERADGR from the coding sequence ATGGCAAGCGCTAAAATTTCGATCGTCACGCCGGTTTACCGCTGCGCCCCCTGTCTGGTGCAATTGTACAACCGCTTGCGGGCGGCGTTAGAACCGATCACGGCAGATTTTGAAATCATCATGGTGAACGACAACAGTCCGGATCACGCGTGGGAAGTGATTCAGGAACTGTCCAGGCGGGATCGCCGGGTGAAAGGAATCCACTTTTCCCGTAATTTCGGGCAGCATTACGCGATAACGGCGGGGCTGGACTATGCATCGGGGGATTGGGTGGTGGTCATGGATTGTGACCTGCAGGATCAACCGGAGGAGATCCCCAAGTTATACGCCAAGGCGCAAGAAGGGTATGATATCGTTTTTGGTCAGAGAGTGGAGCGTCAGGACCGTTTGCTGAAACGGATGAGCTCGAAACTGTTCTACAAAGTGTTCAGTTACCTCACCGATACGGAGCAAGACGCATCGATCGCGAATTTCGGTATTTATCATCGCAAAGTGATCGATACACTGGTGAATATGCGGGAGAAATTGCGCTTTTTCCCCACGATGGTGAAATGGGTGGGATTCCGCTCGACCGCGATCGAAATCGAACATGCGAGCCGAGAACAAGGAAAATCGAGTTATTCGTGGAAACGCTTGTTGAACCTCGCGTTTGACGTGATCATTTCCTTTTCGGACAAACCTTTGCGATTAACGGTGAAATTGGGCTTCTTCATGTCGTTTTTCTCGTTTCTCTACGCATTATACATCGTGATTCGCGCGCTTCTCGGCATCAAAGGGATCATCGGCTGGCCCAGCCTCATCGTCTCCATCTGGTTTTTGGCAGGGTTGATCATTTTTATTCTCGGTATCATCGGGATTTATATCAGCAAAATTTATGACGAAGCGAAGAAAAGGCCGATCTACATCATCAAAGAAGTCGTGGGTTTTGAAGGGATGGAACGGGCCGATGGAAGATAA
- a CDS encoding GNAT family N-acetyltransferase, which produces MEDKHPFLRKTPWDANAFGIDTYEIIAYTEESLQAIAGMPGHFTIKVDPLADKRLLHEYGFYYCDTLIEPYATREQFIFYDKEGVSLAKDVPLAELLAMVDGAFVYGRFHRDFAIDDSRADLRYANWLRQLYEQGNVWALMYNEELAGFFGYEHNKILLHALHDAYRGKGMAKYFWSQAIRRMFAEGHHELTSSISAANLAVLNLYASLGFRFRHAVDVYQKLQR; this is translated from the coding sequence ATGGAAGATAAACATCCGTTTTTGCGAAAAACGCCTTGGGATGCAAATGCGTTCGGGATCGATACATATGAGATCATCGCGTATACGGAGGAAAGTTTGCAGGCCATCGCCGGAATGCCGGGACATTTCACGATCAAGGTGGATCCGCTGGCCGATAAAAGGTTGTTGCATGAGTACGGCTTTTATTACTGCGATACGTTGATCGAACCGTACGCGACGCGCGAACAATTCATTTTTTATGACAAAGAGGGAGTCTCGCTCGCGAAAGACGTTCCGCTTGCAGAACTCCTCGCGATGGTGGACGGCGCTTTTGTCTATGGCCGTTTCCATCGGGATTTCGCGATCGACGATTCACGGGCCGATCTTCGCTATGCCAATTGGTTGCGTCAATTGTATGAGCAGGGGAACGTCTGGGCGTTGATGTACAATGAGGAATTGGCTGGCTTTTTTGGATACGAGCACAACAAAATCCTGCTGCACGCTCTGCATGACGCGTACAGGGGCAAAGGGATGGCCAAATACTTCTGGAGTCAAGCGATAAGGCGGATGTTTGCGGAAGGTCATCACGAACTGACCAGCTCCATTTCTGCCGCCAATCTGGCAGTGCTCAACTTGTACGCTTCCCTCGGTTTCCGCTTCCGTCATGCGGTGGATGTGTACCAAAAGTTGCAGAGGTAA